The proteins below come from a single Bacteroidia bacterium genomic window:
- a CDS encoding acyl-CoA dehydrogenase family protein, with product MAKADNFQAPDYYLLDDLLSDEHKMVRDAARAWVKKEVTPIVEEACQKAQFPKQWIKGLASIGAFGPYIPQEYGGAGLDQISYGLIMQELERGDSGLRSTASVQSSLVMYPIYTFGSEAQRKKYLPKLASGEMMGCFGLTEPDHGSNPSGMLSNFKDKGDHYLLNGAKMWISNAPFADIAVVWAKNEEGIIHGMIVERGMPGFTTPETHGKWSLRASATGELVFDNVKIPKENLLPNVKGLKGPLSCLNSARYGIAWGAIGAAMDCYDSALQYSKQRIQFGKPIGGFQLTQKKLAEMITEITKAQLLVWRLGVLKNENRATPAQISMAKRNNVNMALQIAREARQIFGGMGITGEYPIMRHMMNLESVITYEGTHDIHLLITGMDITGISAFE from the coding sequence ATGGCAAAAGCAGACAATTTTCAGGCTCCCGATTATTATTTGTTGGACGATTTACTCAGCGATGAGCATAAAATGGTGCGCGATGCCGCACGTGCTTGGGTAAAAAAAGAAGTTACTCCGATTGTGGAAGAAGCCTGTCAGAAAGCACAATTCCCGAAACAATGGATAAAAGGTTTGGCAAGTATCGGCGCATTTGGTCCGTACATTCCGCAAGAATATGGCGGCGCCGGATTGGATCAAATTTCGTACGGATTAATTATGCAAGAATTGGAGCGCGGCGATTCTGGATTACGCTCTACAGCCTCTGTACAAAGTTCGTTGGTGATGTATCCAATTTATACTTTTGGTTCCGAAGCACAACGAAAAAAATATTTACCAAAATTGGCTTCCGGCGAAATGATGGGCTGTTTCGGGCTTACAGAGCCTGATCACGGTTCCAATCCTTCTGGAATGCTTTCTAATTTTAAAGACAAAGGCGATCATTATTTATTGAATGGTGCCAAAATGTGGATTTCCAATGCGCCTTTCGCGGATATTGCTGTTGTTTGGGCAAAAAATGAAGAAGGAATTATTCACGGAATGATTGTAGAACGAGGAATGCCAGGATTTACAACTCCTGAAACACATGGCAAATGGTCCTTACGCGCAAGCGCTACAGGAGAATTGGTTTTCGACAATGTAAAAATTCCGAAAGAAAATTTATTGCCAAATGTAAAAGGATTGAAAGGTCCGTTGAGTTGTTTAAATTCTGCTCGTTACGGAATTGCTTGGGGCGCTATTGGCGCTGCGATGGATTGTTACGATTCGGCTTTGCAATATTCAAAACAACGCATTCAATTCGGGAAACCGATTGGAGGTTTTCAATTGACGCAAAAAAAATTAGCAGAAATGATTACCGAAATCACCAAAGCGCAATTATTGGTTTGGAGATTAGGTGTGTTGAAAAATGAAAATCGCGCTACGCCAGCACAAATTTCGATGGCAAAAAGAAACAATGTAAACATGGCTTTACAAATTGCACGCGAAGCACGCCAAATATTCGGCGGAATGGGCATTACAGGAGAATATCCGATTATGCGCCACATGATGAATTTAGAATCTGTAATTACTTACGAAGGCACGCACGACATTCATTTGCTGATTACCGGAATGGATATTACTGGTATAAGTGCGTTTGAATAA
- the der gene encoding ribosome biogenesis GTPase Der — protein sequence MPNIVAIVGRPNVGKSTLFNRLTESRKAIVDEIAGVTRDRHYGKVDWNGVVFSLIDTGGYIKGSEDIFEEEIRKQVQLAISEANVILFVLDVTEGINDYDKDVANLLRRCKKKVIVVSNKVDNGARLALSAEFYGLGLGEVFSVAAINGSGTGELLDEVVNSFENKNEEEEQLNIPRFAIVGRPNVGKSSMINALLGEERNIVTPIAGTTRDSIHTRYQAFGHDFLLIDTAGIRKKSKVEEDLEFYSVMRSIRSIEDADVCLLLIDATLGIESQDLNIFQLITKNRKGLVVVINKWDLLEKGNNATKEYEEKIKEKTAPFRDFPVVFTSALTKQRILKAMETAEEVYANKTIKIPTRKLCDVMLPLIENYPPPATKGKHVKIKFVTQLPTKNPNFAFYCNLPQYVTESYKRFLENKLRENFNFNGVPVEIILKKKV from the coding sequence TTGCCAAATATAGTAGCCATTGTTGGTCGCCCAAACGTAGGTAAATCAACACTTTTTAATCGTTTAACAGAAAGTAGAAAAGCCATCGTAGACGAAATTGCGGGAGTTACGCGCGATCGCCATTACGGAAAAGTAGATTGGAACGGAGTCGTGTTTTCGCTCATTGATACCGGCGGTTACATCAAAGGTTCCGAAGATATTTTCGAAGAAGAAATTCGCAAGCAAGTGCAATTGGCAATCAGCGAAGCCAACGTTATTTTATTTGTGTTAGACGTTACAGAAGGGATTAATGATTACGACAAAGACGTAGCGAATTTATTGAGACGTTGCAAGAAAAAAGTGATTGTGGTTTCCAACAAAGTAGATAATGGGGCGCGTTTGGCGCTTTCAGCGGAATTTTACGGACTCGGATTGGGAGAAGTATTCAGCGTTGCCGCGATTAACGGAAGTGGAACTGGCGAATTGTTAGATGAAGTTGTGAACTCTTTCGAGAATAAAAATGAGGAAGAAGAACAATTAAATATTCCAAGATTTGCCATTGTGGGTCGTCCGAATGTGGGAAAATCGTCCATGATAAATGCCCTTTTGGGAGAAGAAAGAAATATTGTAACTCCTATTGCTGGCACTACGCGCGATTCGATTCACACACGTTATCAAGCTTTCGGACATGATTTTTTATTGATTGACACTGCCGGAATTCGTAAGAAATCAAAAGTAGAAGAAGATTTAGAATTTTATTCGGTGATGCGCTCCATAAGATCCATCGAAGATGCAGACGTTTGTTTGTTGTTGATTGATGCAACTCTCGGAATCGAATCACAAGATTTGAATATTTTTCAGCTCATTACTAAAAACCGCAAAGGCTTGGTAGTAGTGATTAATAAATGGGATTTGCTCGAAAAAGGGAATAACGCAACCAAAGAATACGAAGAAAAAATAAAAGAAAAAACAGCTCCTTTCCGTGATTTTCCAGTAGTTTTTACTTCCGCACTTACTAAACAACGCATTTTAAAAGCCATGGAAACGGCGGAAGAAGTGTATGCGAATAAAACGATTAAAATTCCCACTCGAAAATTATGCGATGTCATGTTGCCGCTCATCGAAAATTATCCGCCGCCTGCTACTAAAGGGAAACACGTGAAAATAAAATTTGTAACGCAGTTGCCGACGAAGAATCCGAATTTTGCTTTTTACTGTAATTTGCCACAATATGTAACGGAGTCTTACAAGCGATTTCTTGAAAATAAATTGCGCGAAAATTTTAATTTTAATGGAGTTCCCGTTGAAATTATCCTGAAAAAGAAAGTGTAA
- the cysC gene encoding adenylyl-sulfate kinase yields MTENLFPSFDKILPRSEKEKLLNQRGMVIWLTGLSGAGKTTIALALEKKLHEKKILTEVLDGDNVRTGINRNLGFSEIDRMENIRRIAEVAKLFLDCGIVTICAFVSPTETMRQEAKKIIGENYFFEVFVNTPFAVCEKRDVKGLYAKVKKGELKNFTGADSSFEMPVNADLIIHTENTTVENCAEQILKNIVRKIIILKK; encoded by the coding sequence ATGACCGAAAATTTATTTCCAAGCTTCGATAAAATACTTCCACGTTCCGAAAAAGAAAAATTATTGAATCAGCGTGGAATGGTAATTTGGCTCACTGGACTTTCTGGCGCAGGAAAAACAACGATTGCCTTGGCGCTCGAAAAAAAATTACACGAAAAAAAAATTCTCACAGAGGTTTTAGACGGCGATAATGTGCGCACCGGAATCAATCGAAATTTAGGTTTTTCGGAAATAGATCGCATGGAAAATATTCGGAGAATTGCGGAAGTAGCGAAACTTTTTTTGGATTGCGGAATCGTTACCATTTGTGCCTTTGTAAGTCCGACTGAAACGATGCGTCAAGAAGCGAAAAAAATCATCGGCGAAAATTATTTTTTCGAAGTGTTCGTAAATACACCTTTTGCTGTTTGCGAAAAACGTGATGTAAAAGGTTTGTATGCGAAAGTAAAAAAAGGCGAACTGAAAAATTTTACTGGAGCCGATTCTTCTTTTGAAATGCCTGTAAATGCAGACTTAATAATCCATACAGAAAATACAACAGTAGAAAATTGTGCAGAACAAATTTTAAAAAATATTGTTCGGAAAATTATAATTTTAAAAAAATAG
- a CDS encoding ABC transporter substrate-binding protein, producing MKKYIFYLACATVILMNSCSNPVVKKESDKTVFRYNELSGITSLDPAAARNFENIEADNQLFNGLVQMDDSLHVKPCIAKSWEIGQNGTQYIFHLRHDVYFQDDSVFPKNAGRKVIASDFVHSFFRLYDPSVSSATTLLSNIDRGERSNYKGFEAPDDSTFIIYLKQAFAPFLSILTMKYFSVIPIEAIDRYGDDFRSHPVGTGPFKFKVWDEGSKLILVKNDHYFEFEGTHRLPYLDAVSISFIRDKETAFLEFLQDKLDLLSGADAIDKEQVFEHSGKLKNSFKNKFYLQSQPFLKTDYLGILIDPKFDIVKNSPLQKLEIRQAINYGFDRVKMVKYLRWGLGTPATAGFVPPGLPSFNSDLVKGYTYNPDKAKQLLLLAGYPNGKGLPEITLHTTAQYQDLCSFIQSQLAAIGIKVKISVEKAAILSEAIASSEMNFFRKSWVGDYPDAENFLSLFYSQNFSPAGFNYTHYSNPHFDVLYEKSRTEENDSLRYADYQQMDQLLMDDAPIVPLYYDQVVRLVQKDISGLTANPMNLLNLKTVQKTEKGE from the coding sequence ATGAAAAAATATATTTTTTACCTCGCTTGCGCGACGGTGATATTGATGAATTCTTGCTCCAATCCGGTGGTAAAAAAAGAATCAGATAAAACAGTTTTTCGATACAATGAGCTGTCAGGAATTACCTCTTTAGATCCCGCGGCAGCACGAAATTTTGAGAATATTGAGGCAGACAATCAATTGTTCAATGGATTGGTGCAAATGGATGATTCTTTGCACGTAAAACCCTGCATCGCGAAGTCGTGGGAAATTGGGCAAAATGGCACTCAATATATTTTTCATTTACGCCACGATGTGTATTTTCAGGATGATTCGGTGTTTCCAAAAAATGCAGGTAGAAAAGTAATTGCATCCGATTTTGTACACAGTTTTTTTCGTTTGTACGATCCCTCAGTTTCGAGTGCTACCACGTTGCTTTCCAATATTGATAGAGGAGAGCGGAGTAATTACAAAGGCTTCGAGGCGCCAGATGATTCTACTTTTATCATTTATTTAAAGCAAGCCTTTGCTCCTTTTTTAAGCATTTTAACGATGAAATATTTTTCCGTTATTCCGATTGAAGCGATTGATCGTTACGGAGATGATTTTCGCAGTCATCCCGTAGGAACAGGCCCGTTTAAATTTAAAGTTTGGGATGAAGGTTCGAAATTAATTCTCGTAAAAAACGATCATTATTTTGAGTTTGAAGGAACACATCGTTTGCCTTATTTGGATGCTGTTTCCATCTCTTTTATAAGAGATAAGGAAACTGCTTTTTTAGAATTTTTACAAGATAAATTAGACTTACTCTCTGGCGCGGATGCGATTGATAAAGAGCAAGTTTTTGAACATTCTGGAAAACTAAAAAACAGTTTCAAAAATAAATTTTATTTGCAGAGTCAGCCATTTTTGAAAACAGATTATCTCGGAATTTTAATTGACCCGAAATTTGACATTGTGAAAAACTCTCCACTTCAAAAATTAGAAATTCGCCAAGCCATCAATTACGGATTTGATCGTGTAAAAATGGTGAAATATTTACGCTGGGGTTTAGGAACACCTGCTACTGCTGGTTTCGTACCGCCCGGATTGCCATCTTTCAATTCTGATTTAGTAAAAGGATATACCTACAACCCTGATAAAGCCAAGCAATTGCTCTTGCTCGCTGGTTATCCAAATGGAAAAGGCTTGCCTGAAATTACTTTGCATACTACGGCACAGTATCAGGATTTGTGCAGTTTTATTCAATCGCAATTGGCTGCCATTGGCATCAAAGTAAAAATTAGTGTGGAAAAAGCGGCGATACTTTCGGAAGCGATTGCCAGTTCGGAAATGAATTTTTTTAGAAAATCTTGGGTGGGAGATTATCCTGATGCGGAAAATTTTTTATCGCTTTTTTACAGCCAAAATTTTAGTCCAGCGGGATTTAATTATACGCATTACAGCAATCCGCATTTTGATGTTTTGTATGAAAAATCGCGAACAGAAGAAAACGATTCTTTGCGTTATGCCGATTATCAACAAATGGATCAATTATTAATGGATGACGCGCCAATTGTGCCTTTGTATTACGATCAAGTAGTGCGTTTGGTACAAAAGGACATTTCAGGGTTAACCGCTAATCCGATGAATTTACTAAATTTAAAAACGGTACAAAAAACAGAAAAAGGTGAGTGA
- the era gene encoding GTPase Era, which translates to MHRAGFVNIIGSPNAGKSTLMNVLVGEKLSIITSKAQTTRHRILGIVNGEDFQIVYSDTPGILAPNYKLQQSMMDQVNTAISDADVFLLVVDIKEMRETEAELKIIEKLAQHKSPVLVLLNKIDLSDQKKLEQKTALWQGRIPKAEIIPVSALRNFNVDYVLKRILAHLPENEPFYDKTALTDRPEKFFVAEIIREKILLNYQKEIPYSVEIIVQSFKEEEGIIKMAAEIFVARESQKGILIGHEGSALKKVGTQARKDIEMFFEKKVFLELFVKVNKDWRDDDSQLKRFGYIN; encoded by the coding sequence ATGCACAGGGCAGGTTTCGTAAATATAATTGGTAGTCCAAATGCAGGAAAATCAACCTTAATGAATGTATTGGTGGGCGAAAAACTTTCCATCATTACATCCAAGGCTCAAACTACGCGTCATCGTATTTTAGGCATTGTGAACGGCGAAGATTTTCAAATTGTGTATTCCGATACGCCGGGCATTTTAGCGCCTAATTATAAATTGCAACAATCCATGATGGATCAGGTAAATACGGCTATTTCGGATGCAGATGTTTTTTTATTAGTGGTGGATATCAAAGAAATGAGAGAAACGGAAGCCGAACTAAAAATCATCGAGAAATTAGCGCAACATAAGTCGCCAGTGTTGGTATTGCTCAATAAGATTGATTTAAGCGATCAAAAAAAATTAGAACAAAAAACAGCACTTTGGCAAGGTCGGATTCCGAAGGCGGAAATTATTCCGGTTTCGGCACTTCGTAATTTTAATGTGGATTATGTGTTGAAACGAATCCTCGCGCATTTGCCCGAGAACGAACCATTTTACGATAAAACAGCTTTGACGGATCGTCCCGAAAAGTTTTTTGTGGCGGAAATTATTCGCGAAAAAATATTGTTGAATTATCAAAAAGAAATTCCGTATTCCGTCGAAATTATTGTGCAATCTTTTAAAGAAGAAGAAGGCATTATAAAAATGGCTGCCGAAATTTTTGTGGCGCGCGAATCGCAAAAAGGCATTTTAATTGGGCACGAAGGTTCCGCATTAAAAAAAGTAGGAACGCAAGCACGCAAAGACATTGAAATGTTTTTTGAGAAAAAAGTTTTTCTGGAACTCTTTGTAAAAGTCAATAAAGATTGGCGAGACGACGACTCGCAATTAAAAAGATTCGGATACATCAATTGA
- a CDS encoding tRNA-(ms[2]io[6]A)-hydroxylase, with amino-acid sequence MLGLKLPTDPRWVNIVETNIQEILTDHAFCEQKAASNAISMTVNFPEYSDIVDAMLELAREELAHFQMVHEQIKKRGWVLGRERRDEYVNELYSFVRKGFQRHIVLIDRLLFSALIEARSCERFRVLSENIQDKELSEFYHQLMISEATHYTLFLQFARKYAADQDVEKRWKEFLEHEEKIISKYGKKETIHG; translated from the coding sequence ATGCTTGGTTTAAAACTTCCTACTGATCCGCGTTGGGTAAATATCGTGGAAACAAATATTCAAGAAATATTAACGGATCATGCTTTTTGTGAGCAGAAAGCGGCTTCTAATGCGATTAGTATGACTGTCAATTTTCCAGAATATTCGGATATTGTGGATGCAATGTTGGAATTGGCGCGAGAAGAATTGGCACATTTTCAAATGGTGCACGAACAAATTAAAAAACGCGGCTGGGTTTTAGGTCGCGAACGGCGTGATGAATACGTGAACGAGTTGTACAGTTTTGTGCGAAAAGGGTTTCAGCGACACATTGTTTTAATTGACCGACTTTTATTTTCGGCATTGATAGAAGCCAGAAGTTGCGAGCGTTTTAGAGTGTTATCTGAAAATATTCAAGACAAAGAATTATCGGAATTTTATCATCAATTAATGATCAGCGAAGCTACGCATTATACTTTGTTTCTTCAATTTGCGCGCAAATATGCAGCAGATCAAGACGTAGAAAAACGCTGGAAAGAATTTTTAGAACACGAAGAAAAAATAATTTCCAAGTACGGAAAAAAGGAAACCATACACGGTTAA
- a CDS encoding FAD-linked oxidase C-terminal domain-containing protein: MKYAKINAAIVAQFKKIIPPEFVIEHPDKLADYAHDETEDLTYFPELVLKPNTPEQISEILKICNAENIPITPRGAGTGLSGGALAVCGGVILSMERFNKILKIDERNLQAVVEPGVINQVFQEAVIEKKLFYPPDPASKGSCFLGGNIAESSGGPKAVKYGVTKDYVLNLEVVLPTGEIIWTGANVLKNSTGYNLTQLMVGSEGTLGIVTKIVFRLIPYPEKTLVLLVPFQSAEKACEAVSAVFRAGITPSGMEFMERDAIDWTLKFNPNINIKIDDEVNAHLLVELDGNDMDVIYKEAEKINEVMMQFECGEILLAESAEQKNNLWKLRRSVAEAVKSNSVYKEEDTVVPRAELPKLLKGVKEIGVKYGFRSVCYGHAGDGNLHVNIIKENMSDDDWHTKLPQGIREIFKLCVDLGGTLSGEHGIGWVQKNYMDIAFHPKSIEIQKAIKKIFDPNGILNPEKIFPD, translated from the coding sequence ATGAAATACGCTAAAATAAATGCGGCAATTGTTGCGCAATTCAAAAAAATAATTCCGCCTGAATTCGTTATCGAACATCCTGATAAATTAGCAGATTACGCCCACGATGAAACGGAAGATTTAACTTACTTTCCTGAATTGGTTTTAAAGCCAAATACACCTGAACAAATTTCTGAAATTTTAAAAATTTGCAATGCCGAAAATATTCCGATTACTCCGCGCGGAGCTGGAACGGGCTTGAGTGGTGGCGCATTAGCAGTTTGCGGTGGCGTTATTCTTTCGATGGAACGTTTCAATAAAATTTTAAAAATTGACGAACGTAATTTACAAGCTGTTGTAGAACCTGGCGTTATCAATCAAGTATTTCAAGAAGCAGTTATCGAAAAAAAACTTTTTTATCCGCCCGATCCTGCGAGCAAAGGAAGTTGTTTTTTAGGCGGAAATATTGCTGAATCTTCTGGCGGACCAAAAGCTGTAAAATACGGAGTTACCAAAGATTATGTATTGAATTTGGAAGTGGTTTTGCCAACGGGCGAAATTATTTGGACAGGAGCTAATGTACTTAAAAATTCGACTGGATATAATTTAACGCAACTAATGGTGGGCAGCGAAGGAACACTCGGAATTGTTACCAAAATTGTTTTTCGATTGATTCCGTATCCTGAAAAAACATTGGTTTTGCTCGTTCCTTTTCAGTCGGCTGAAAAAGCGTGCGAAGCAGTTTCGGCAGTTTTCAGAGCAGGAATTACGCCTTCCGGAATGGAATTTATGGAACGCGATGCCATAGATTGGACGCTGAAATTTAATCCAAATATCAATATTAAAATAGACGATGAGGTGAACGCGCATTTGTTAGTGGAATTGGATGGAAACGACATGGATGTAATTTATAAAGAAGCCGAAAAAATAAACGAAGTGATGATGCAATTTGAATGCGGCGAAATTTTGTTGGCGGAAAGTGCAGAGCAAAAAAATAATTTGTGGAAACTTCGTAGAAGCGTTGCGGAGGCGGTTAAATCGAATTCGGTTTACAAAGAAGAAGATACGGTGGTGCCGCGTGCCGAACTTCCGAAATTGTTAAAAGGTGTGAAAGAAATTGGCGTGAAATATGGTTTTCGTTCGGTCTGTTACGGACATGCTGGAGACGGAAATTTGCACGTAAATATTATTAAAGAAAACATGAGCGATGACGATTGGCACACAAAATTGCCGCAAGGAATTCGTGAAATTTTTAAATTGTGTGTTGATTTAGGCGGAACACTTTCGGGAGAACATGGAATTGGTTGGGTGCAAAAAAATTATATGGATATTGCGTTTCATCCTAAATCCATTGAGATACAGAAAGCCATCAAAAAAATTTTTGATCCAAATGGAATATTAAATCCTGAAAAAATATTTCCAGACTAA
- a CDS encoding M1 family metallopeptidase, giving the protein MDQNLFKQDSRGALTTPVGGYRFGNTVFQGGDSIQSVKITLDGKTYTPKFIISDTRMEILLDKAMRPKGDKVTVDIAYSFKIPEDGSDRMGRTTTKNGTIYEIAQWYPRMEVYDDVEGWNTLPYLGAGEFYLDYGNYDFTITAPSNQIVVASGELQNSSDVLTHEEISRLNKARNSDSTIAIIGKNEIGNPSTRPTNKGNLTWHFKMENSRDVTWACSKAFIWDAARVNLPDKKKCLAMSVYPIEVAGDSAWGRSTEYVKGTLEYNSKAYFEFPYPVAVNVAGRVRGMEYPGIVFCGWEAKRGVLWFVTTHEFGHTWFPMIVGSNERKYAWMDEGFNTFINNFSTRSFHNDEYKTQRDSAPLIVNYMMKPDVQPIMTYADAVVARDLGNNAYFKPALGLKMLREDIVGPQLFDAAFRTYISRWAFKHPTPKDFFNTMNNATGEDLNWFWKEWFYNTWKFDVAVKDVKYFGDDASKGVLITVENLEKMALPVTIQIKEKNGKVGIVKLPVEVWQRGGVWTFHYDSTDLVESVIIDPDRQLPDINFDNNVWKSSADLSDDMPKHKKKK; this is encoded by the coding sequence TTGGATCAAAATCTTTTTAAGCAAGATTCTCGTGGCGCTCTCACAACGCCTGTTGGCGGATATCGTTTCGGAAATACTGTTTTTCAAGGAGGCGATTCTATTCAGTCGGTAAAAATTACATTGGATGGAAAAACGTACACCCCGAAATTTATTATTTCGGACACGCGCATGGAAATTTTATTGGACAAAGCGATGCGTCCGAAAGGCGATAAAGTAACGGTTGATATTGCGTACAGTTTTAAAATTCCGGAAGATGGTTCGGACCGTATGGGACGCACAACAACTAAAAATGGAACCATTTATGAAATCGCACAATGGTATCCGCGCATGGAAGTGTATGACGATGTAGAAGGCTGGAACACCTTGCCGTACTTGGGCGCCGGAGAATTTTATTTGGATTATGGAAATTATGATTTCACGATAACTGCTCCATCCAATCAAATTGTAGTTGCTTCTGGCGAACTACAAAATTCTTCGGATGTGCTGACTCACGAAGAAATTTCGCGTTTAAATAAAGCGCGTAACAGTGATTCTACTATTGCCATTATCGGTAAAAATGAAATTGGAAATCCTTCAACTCGTCCTACAAACAAAGGAAATTTGACATGGCATTTTAAAATGGAAAATTCCCGCGATGTAACTTGGGCATGTTCCAAAGCATTTATTTGGGATGCTGCACGCGTAAATTTACCAGACAAGAAAAAATGTTTGGCAATGTCTGTTTACCCGATAGAAGTAGCGGGCGATTCAGCTTGGGGACGCTCCACAGAATATGTAAAAGGAACACTTGAATACAACTCGAAAGCGTATTTTGAATTTCCATACCCGGTGGCAGTAAATGTTGCTGGAAGAGTACGTGGAATGGAATATCCGGGAATTGTTTTTTGTGGATGGGAAGCTAAACGCGGCGTGCTTTGGTTTGTTACGACACACGAATTTGGACATACTTGGTTTCCGATGATTGTGGGTTCCAACGAACGTAAATATGCTTGGATGGACGAAGGTTTTAATACCTTCATTAATAATTTTTCTACGCGAAGTTTTCACAACGATGAATACAAAACGCAGCGCGATTCGGCTCCTTTAATTGTTAATTATATGATGAAGCCAGACGTGCAACCGATAATGACTTACGCAGATGCCGTTGTTGCCAGAGATCTTGGAAACAACGCGTATTTTAAACCAGCACTTGGCTTAAAAATGTTGCGCGAAGACATTGTTGGACCGCAATTATTTGATGCTGCTTTCCGCACATATATTAGTCGTTGGGCGTTTAAACATCCTACGCCAAAAGATTTTTTTAATACGATGAACAACGCAACAGGCGAGGATTTGAATTGGTTTTGGAAAGAATGGTTTTACAATACTTGGAAATTTGATGTGGCTGTAAAAGATGTAAAATATTTTGGCGATGATGCTTCGAAAGGTGTTTTGATTACGGTAGAAAATTTAGAAAAAATGGCTTTGCCAGTTACCATTCAGATAAAAGAGAAAAATGGAAAAGTGGGTATCGTAAAATTACCAGTGGAAGTTTGGCAACGTGGTGGAGTGTGGACATTTCATTACGATTCTACGGATTTAGTTGAATCCGTAATTATTGATCCTGACAGACAATTGCCAGATATTAATTTTGATAATAATGTGTGGAAATCAAGTGCAGATTTAAGTGATGATATGCCAAAACATAAAAAGAAAAAATGA